In one Xyrauchen texanus isolate HMW12.3.18 chromosome 18, RBS_HiC_50CHRs, whole genome shotgun sequence genomic region, the following are encoded:
- the LOC127658885 gene encoding interferon-induced GTP-binding protein Mx-like, producing MKPKLKRLYAATLTGIDDQAGNMSSGLNQQYEEKIRPCIDLVDSLRSLGVEKDLNLPAIAVIGDQSSGKSSVLEALSGVALPRGTGIVTRCPLVLKLKKVSKDDTWHGLLSFQDHKNKLHNPADIENAVLNAQNVLAGTGEGISHEMITLEIQSSDVPDLTLIDLPGIARVATGNQPKDIEKQIKCLIEKFIKRQETISLVVVPANIDIATTEALQMASKVDLTGQRTLGILTKPDLVDKGMEETVIRTVNNQVIPLLKGYMIVKCRGQQDINEKLTLVKALEKERQFFDEHAHFRSLLEEGKATIPLLAERLTKELVEHITTSLPQLQKQLEIKLEKTSEELRELGDGVPLNEQEKNNFLVMKIRQFNDALEEVKRAEEDITNSDMRVFTKIRDEFGRWKHTLDDKTVKMEENLIDEVKEYIRTCRGKELPGFVNYRSFENIVKNHIGELEEPALELLKHVTDIVHSCVNTIVSSHFKAFSHLLRTAKDPIEDILEGEFRKAQEKVKSQFKMEKIVYSQDHIYSGMLEVVKKKPSTTVSLVSLALANADVREMASHLRAYFTITSDRLANQVPLIVQYHMLDQYISQLQNAMLTIIAGNNAEKLLSEDCDVACKRKKLVERLDRLRKAGKILSKYVYSA from the exons ATGAAACCGAAACTGAAGCGCTTGTATGCAGCGACTCTCACAGGCATTGACGATCAA GCAGGAAATATGAGTAGTGGTCTGAACCAACAGTATGAAGAGAAGATTCGTCCCTGTATTGATCTAGTGGACTCTCTCAGGTCACTTGGTGTTGAAAAAGACCTGAACCTACCAGCTATTGCTGTCATCGGTGACCAAAGCTCAGGAAAGAGTTCTGTATTGGAGGCCCTATCTGGAGTAGCACTGCCCAGGGGAACAG GTATTGTGACACGCTGTCCTTTGGTACTGAAACTGAAGAAAGTTTCAAAGGACGACACCTGGCATGGATTGCTGTCATTCCAGGACCACAAAAATAAACTACACAATCCAGCAGATATTGAGAATGCTGTCTTAAATG CTCAGAATGTATTGGCTGGAACTGGAGAAGGAATCAGTCATGAGATGATAACTTTGGAGATCCAGTCTAGTGACGTTCCTGACCTTACTCTGATTGATCTACCAGGCATTGCAAGGGTTGCCACTGGCAACCAGCCAAAGGACATTGAAAAACAA ATAAAATGTCTAATTGAAAAGTTCATCAAAAGACAAGAGACCATTAGCTTGGTCGTTGTGCCTGCAAACATTGACATTGCCACCACTGAGGCACTACAAATGGCTTCCAAAGTAGATTTAACCGGGCAAAGAACACTGG GTATTCTGACTAAACCGGACTTGGTGGATAAAGGCATGGAGGAGACTGTGATCAGAACAGTCAACAACCAAGTGATACCTCTATTGAAAGGCTACATGATCGTTAAGTGTCGGGGTCAGCAAGACATCAATGAGAAGCTTACTCTGGTCAAAGCTCTGGAAAAAGAAAGACAGTTTTTTGATGAACATGCTCACTTCAG GTCTCTTCTTGAGGAAGGAAAAGCTACAATACCTCTTCTTGCTGAAAGGCTCACAAAGGAATTGGTTGAACACATTACA ACATCCCTGCCACAGTTGCAGAAACAACTTGAGATCAAATTAGAAAAGACCTCTGAGGAACTTAGAGAGCTGGGAGATGGAGTTCCTCTTAATGAACAAGAGAAGAACAATTTCTTGGTTATG AAAATTCGCCAGTTCAATGATGCCCTTGAAGAAGTAAAGAGGGCAGAAGAAGATATCACAAACTCAGACATGAGGGTCTTCACCAAAATCAGGGATGAATTTGGTAGATGGAAACACACCTTAGATGACAAAACAGTTAAGA TGGAGGAAAACCTTATAGATGAGGTGAAAGAGTACATCAGAACTTGTAGAGGAAAGGAGCTTCCTGGATTTGTAAACTACAGATCATTTGAGAACATTGTCAAGAATCACATCGGGGAGCTAGAGGAACCTGCTTTAGAGCTTCTCAAACATGTCACGG ATATTGTTCACTCTTGTGTAAACACAATTGTTAGCTCTCATTTCAAGGCCTTCTCTCACCTGTTGAGAACAGCTAAAGATCCAATTGAAGATATTCTTGAAGGAGAGTTTCGGAAAGCTCAGGAGAAAGTGAAATCTCAGTTTAAGATGGAGAAAATAGTCTACTCTCAAGATCATATCTACAGTGGCATGCTGGAAGTTGTTAAAAAGAAGCCAAGCACAACAGTTTCTCTTGTTTCGCTGGCATTAGCCAATGCTGATGTTCGCGAGATGGCAAGTCATCTCCGTGCCTATTTTACG ATTACCTCTGACCGCCTGGCTAATCAAGTGCCTCTGATAGTCCAGTACCACATGCTGGACCAGTACATCTCTCAACTACAGAATGCAATGCTTACCATTATCGCAGGTAACAATGCAGAAAAACTTCTCAGTGAAGATTGTGATGTTGCCTGTAAAAGGAAAAAGCTGGTAGAGCGTTTGGATCGCCTGAGGAAAGCAGGCAAAATTCTGTCCAAATATGTATATTCTGCATAA
- the gatd3 gene encoding glutamine amidotransferase-like class 1 domain-containing protein 3, mitochondrial produces MLSVRSLLRTAHIRYAAASQFQTTSNCSGANVAVVLSGCGVYDGTEIHEASAILVHLSRGGAEVQMFAPDVSQMHVIDHSKGQPAEKESRNVLSESARIARGNITDLAKLSANNHDAVIFPGGFGAAKNLSTFAVDGKDCTVNEEVERVLKDFHKAGKPIGLCCISPVLAAKVLHGVDVTVGHEEEEGGKWPYAGTTQAITALGAKHTVKEVTEAHVDQKNKVVTTPAFMCETKLHLIFDGIGAMVRDVLKLSGK; encoded by the exons ATGTTATCTGTGCGTTCATTGCTCCGTACAGCGCATATCAGATATGCTGCAGCGTCTCAATTTCAGACGACTTCAAACTGCAGTGGCGCAAACGTCGCTGTT GTGTTGTCTGGATGTGGAGTTTATGATGGCACTGAAATACATGAAGCATCAGC AATCCTTGTGCATCTTAGTCGTGGAGGTGCAGAGGTTCAGATGTTTGCGCCTGATGTGTCTCAGATGCATGTTATAGATCACAGCAAGGGTCAGCCTGCAGAGAAAGAATCAAG GAATGTTTTATCAGAGTCAGCACGTATTGCCAGGGGCAACATCACTGACCTGGCTAAATTGAGTGCCAATAATCATGATGCAGTCATCTTCCCTGGTGGTTTTGGTGCAGCTAAAAACCT GTCAACCTTTGCTGTTGATGGAAAGGACTGTACTGTGAATGAGGAAGTTGAGCGGGTTTTAAAGGACTTCCATAAAGCAGGAAAACCGATTGG TTTGTGCTGTATATCTCCAGTGCTGGCAGCGAAAGTTCTCCATGGTGTGGACGTCACAGTGGGTCACGAGGAGGAGGAAGGTGGGAAGTGGCCTTATGCTGGTACTACACAAGCCATCACTGCACTGGGAGCCAAACATACTGTTAAAGAAGTCACT GAAGCCCATGTGGACCAAAAGAATAAGGTGGTGACCACACCTGCATTCATGTGTGAAACAAAATTACACCTGATCTTTGATGGGATTGGTGCTATGGTGCGAGATGTCCTAAAGCTCAGCGGGAAGTGA